A genomic region of Polynucleobacter necessarius contains the following coding sequences:
- the fabZ gene encoding 3-hydroxyacyl-ACP dehydratase FabZ gives MSTPIAIDINKILKLLPHRYPFLLVDRVLEISPRESITALKNVTMNESFFQGHFPDFPVMPGVLIIEALAQTAALLTFSEERAEDAIYYFAGIDGARFKKPVLPGDQLIMTAKLERGRAGIYKFAVQATVDGEIAAEANITCAVRTKGA, from the coding sequence ATGAGCACACCAATTGCAATCGATATCAACAAGATTCTAAAGTTGTTACCGCATCGCTACCCATTTCTATTGGTGGATCGCGTATTGGAAATCAGCCCGCGCGAGAGCATTACTGCATTAAAGAATGTGACTATGAATGAGTCATTCTTTCAAGGGCACTTCCCCGATTTTCCGGTGATGCCTGGAGTTCTGATTATTGAAGCCTTGGCTCAAACCGCCGCTTTGTTGACCTTCTCCGAAGAGCGTGCAGAGGATGCAATCTATTATTTTGCTGGAATTGATGGCGCTCGTTTTAAAAAGCCTGTTTTGCCTGGCGATCAGCTAATCATGACTGCAAAGTTAGAGCGTGGGCGTGCTGGTATTTATAAGTTTGCAGTTCAAGCCACTGTAGATGGTGAAATTGCTGCTGAAGCGAATATTACTTGTGCGGTACGTACGAAAGGCGCGTAA
- the lpxA gene encoding acyl-ACP--UDP-N-acetylglucosamine O-acyltransferase, with product MTRIHASAVVDSRAELASDVEIGPYSVIGPNVKIGAGTKVGSHTIIEGYTTIGKENSFAHFAAIGGAPQDMKYRGESTQLIIGDRNTIREFTTIHMGTSQDLGITRIGNDNWIMAYVHIAHDCQVGNHTIFSSNAQIAGHVQVDDWAIMGGMSGVHQFVRIGQHAMLGGASALVQDIPPFVIAAGDKACPHGINVEGLKRRGFSSETISALRQAYKVLYKDGLSFEEAKVEIQKMVTAHSADAATAEKLAQFHDFIAASIRGIIR from the coding sequence ATGACAAGGATTCATGCATCTGCTGTTGTAGATAGCAGGGCTGAACTGGCTAGTGATGTTGAAATTGGCCCATATTCTGTTATTGGTCCCAACGTCAAGATTGGCGCCGGTACAAAAGTAGGCTCGCATACTATCATTGAGGGTTACACCACAATCGGTAAGGAGAATAGTTTTGCTCACTTTGCAGCGATTGGTGGGGCACCGCAGGATATGAAATACCGCGGTGAGTCAACTCAATTAATTATTGGCGATCGCAATACGATTCGTGAGTTCACGACTATTCACATGGGTACTTCCCAAGATTTGGGTATTACGCGAATTGGTAATGACAATTGGATCATGGCTTATGTACACATCGCCCATGATTGCCAGGTTGGTAACCATACGATTTTCTCGAGCAATGCGCAAATCGCTGGCCATGTTCAGGTTGATGATTGGGCCATTATGGGTGGCATGTCAGGCGTTCACCAATTTGTTCGCATTGGTCAACACGCTATGTTGGGCGGCGCATCTGCTTTAGTACAGGATATCCCACCATTTGTAATTGCGGCTGGAGATAAAGCCTGTCCTCATGGTATTAACGTTGAGGGCTTAAAGCGTCGCGGTTTCTCAAGCGAAACAATCTCTGCTTTGCGCCAGGCTTATAAGGTCTTGTATAAGGATGGCTTGAGTTTTGAAGAGGCTAAAGTAGAAATTCAGAAAATGGTTACTGCTCATTCGGCAGATGCTGCCACTGCAGAAAAGTTAGCGCAATTCCATGACTTTATCGCCGCCTCAATCCGCGGCATCATTCGGTAA
- the lpxB gene encoding lipid-A-disaccharide synthase — protein sequence MTLSPPQSAASFGNGITLPKLACVAGEPSGDLLAAPVLSALNQIPDMAGLEVYGIGGPRMQAEGMRSDWPMETLSVRGYVEAIKQLPAILKLRKGLIQNLLHEGRPDVYLGVDAPDFNLGVELQLRKAGIPTLHLVSPSIWAWRAGRIKKISQAVERMLCIFPFETEIYDRAGVASTYVGHPLASDIPLEPDTQGAREKIAKVLHKGDSFDGVVVAVLPGSRGSEIELIAPVFFETMLLLAERYKGQKLHFLVPIATPRLREPLEQLLLNTKNLNADIQIHLLAGMADEVLEASDVVLIASGTATLQAALWKKPMVISYKVPWLTAQIMKRQGYLPYVGLPNILCGEFVVPELLQDDATPEKLANAVQAWLEHPTKVAGLKERFAQMHETLRRPTGLLVAQAVAQTIESVRSKRVAS from the coding sequence ATGACTTTATCGCCGCCTCAATCCGCGGCATCATTCGGTAACGGAATTACTTTGCCAAAGTTAGCTTGTGTAGCAGGTGAACCTTCTGGCGACCTACTAGCTGCGCCAGTACTTAGCGCATTAAATCAAATACCGGATATGGCCGGTCTCGAGGTTTATGGAATCGGTGGCCCTCGTATGCAGGCCGAAGGAATGCGCTCAGATTGGCCGATGGAAACCTTAAGTGTCCGTGGTTATGTTGAGGCTATTAAACAGCTTCCAGCTATTTTGAAGCTACGCAAAGGGCTAATTCAAAATCTCCTGCATGAAGGTCGTCCAGATGTTTATTTGGGGGTTGATGCGCCTGACTTTAATTTGGGTGTTGAGTTGCAGTTGCGTAAGGCAGGTATTCCCACTCTGCATTTGGTGTCCCCCTCAATCTGGGCTTGGCGAGCAGGACGGATCAAGAAGATCTCACAAGCAGTCGAGCGCATGCTCTGTATCTTCCCCTTTGAGACTGAGATTTATGACCGTGCTGGTGTTGCCTCAACTTATGTAGGGCACCCATTAGCGAGTGATATACCCTTAGAGCCAGACACGCAGGGTGCCAGAGAAAAGATTGCTAAAGTGCTGCATAAAGGCGACTCCTTTGATGGGGTTGTAGTTGCTGTTTTGCCGGGAAGTCGTGGCTCAGAGATTGAGTTGATTGCACCAGTCTTTTTTGAAACGATGCTCTTGTTGGCAGAACGATATAAAGGGCAAAAGCTCCACTTTTTAGTTCCGATAGCGACGCCGCGTCTGCGCGAACCCCTTGAGCAACTTTTACTAAATACAAAAAATCTAAATGCGGATATTCAGATTCATTTGCTAGCTGGTATGGCTGATGAAGTGCTAGAGGCATCTGATGTGGTCCTCATTGCTAGTGGTACCGCAACCTTGCAGGCTGCTTTATGGAAAAAGCCGATGGTAATTTCTTATAAGGTTCCCTGGTTGACTGCTCAAATCATGAAACGTCAAGGCTATTTGCCTTACGTAGGTTTACCAAATATTTTATGCGGTGAGTTTGTTGTGCCAGAACTCCTTCAGGATGACGCTACACCAGAAAAATTGGCTAATGCTGTGCAGGCTTGGTTGGAACACCCAACTAAGGTTGCAGGCCTAAAAGAGCGCTTTGCGCAGATGCATGAAACACTTCGTCGTCCTACTGGTTTATTGGTTGCGCAAGCGGTCGCTCAAACGATTGAAAGTGTTCGAAGTAAGCGAGTTGCTTCATGA
- the rnhB gene encoding ribonuclease HII: MSFIWVCGVDEAGRGPLVGAVVAGAVVLDPSNPIEGLKDSKKLTAARREYLYEQIMQKAKAWGVGEASPAEIDQINILQATMLAMRRAIEDLSIRLGAWPEKALIDGNRCPELPIPAEAIVKGDSKEPAISAASIVAKVTRDHQMMALHERHPEYGFARHMGYPTEAHFAALKQYGVCDQHRRSFSPVRKALESTAS, from the coding sequence ATGAGCTTCATTTGGGTCTGCGGTGTTGATGAGGCTGGGCGTGGGCCGTTAGTTGGCGCGGTCGTTGCAGGCGCTGTAGTACTTGATCCAAGTAATCCCATCGAGGGCCTCAAAGATTCTAAGAAGTTAACTGCTGCTCGCCGAGAATATCTCTATGAGCAAATCATGCAAAAGGCAAAGGCTTGGGGTGTTGGTGAAGCCAGCCCGGCGGAGATTGATCAGATCAATATCTTGCAGGCCACTATGTTGGCAATGCGTCGCGCCATTGAGGACTTATCAATTCGTTTGGGCGCTTGGCCCGAGAAAGCCTTGATAGACGGCAATCGCTGTCCTGAATTGCCAATCCCTGCAGAGGCAATTGTGAAAGGTGATTCTAAAGAACCTGCAATTTCTGCGGCATCGATTGTCGCTAAGGTGACGCGTGATCATCAAATGATGGCACTACACGAGCGTCATCCAGAATATGGGTTTGCGCGACATATGGGATACCCAACCGAAGCTCATTTCGCAGCACTGAAGCAGTACGGTGTATGTGATCAACATAGGCGAAGTTTTTCGCCAGTACGTAAAGCACTTGAATCCACTGCAAGCTAA